From Salvia splendens isolate huo1 chromosome 3, SspV2, whole genome shotgun sequence, a single genomic window includes:
- the LOC121794539 gene encoding DEAD-box ATP-dependent RNA helicase 21-like: MKRANDDVPDKLDGAKKPVFLTKEERQKLALQRRQDEVAQQKHRAEVQLQSSSGHDSKPPTSDRDRDRDRDRDRDRDGDRRNRDRERDRDRERERERDRERDSERRNRERERQDEQKARERARLEKLAERDRETELSAIKEQYLGSKKPKKRVIKPSEKFRFSFDWENTEDTSRDMNSLYQNPHEARPLFGRGLRAGIDRREQKKLAAKNEKDIRDEIRKKEGIEETREEAAAQKKKEQAADIYDTFDMRVDRHWSEKKLEEMTERDWRIFREDFNISYKGSRIPRPMRSWEESKLGTELLKAVERAGYKTPSPIQMAAIPLGLQQRDVIGIAETGSGKTAAFVLPMLTYITRLPPISEDNEAEGPYAVVMAPTRELAQQIEDETVKFAHYLGIKVVSIVGGQSIEEQGFRIRQGCEVVIATPGRLLDCLERRYAVLNQCNYVVLDEADRMIDMGFEPQVVGVLDAMPSSNMKPENEDEELDDKKIYRTTYMFSATMPPAVERLARKYLRNPVVVNIGTAGKATDLITQHVMMTKENDKMDRLRRLLDELGDKTAIVFVNTKKVADNVAKNLDKDGYRVTTLHGGKSQDQREISLEGFRTKRYNVLVATDVAGRGIDIPDVAHVINYDMPGNIEAYTHRIGRTGRAGKTGIATTFLTMHDTDVFYDLKQMLIQNNSPVPPELARHEASKFKPGSVPDRPPRRNDTVFAH; the protein is encoded by the coding sequence ATGAAAAGAGCCAACGACGACGTTCCAGACAAACTGGACGGTGCGAAGAAGCCAGTCTTCCTCACCAAAGAGGAGCGGCAAAAGCTCGCACTCCAACGCCGCCAGGACGAAGTAGCGCAGCAGAAACACCGCGCGGAGGTCCAGCTCCAATCCAGTAGCGGCCACGACTCTAAACCGCCTACCTCTGACAGAGACCGTGATCGCGATCGAGACCGGGATCGAGACCGCGACGGCGATCGTCGGAACCGCGACCGGGAGCGTGACCGTGACcgtgagagggagagagagcgTGATAGGGAGCGGGACTCTGAGCGGCGGAACCGCGAGAGGGAACGTCAGGATGAGCAGAAGGCGCGCGAACGCGCTCGCTTGGAGAAATTGGCCGAGAGGGACAGGGAGACTGAGCTTTCTGCCATCAAGGAGCAGTATCTAGGGTCTAAGAAACCTAAAAAGAGGGTGATTAAGCCGAGTGAGAAGTTCAGGTTCTCTTTCGATTGGGAGAACACTGAGGATACTTCGCGGGATATGAATTCGCTCTACCAAAACCCTCACGAGGCCCGCCCTCTGTTCGGCAGAGGCCTCAGAGCAGGGATAGACCGGAGGGAGCAGAAGAAGCTAGCCGCAAAGAACGAGAAGGATATCCGGGATGAGATTCGCAAGAAGGAAGGCATTGAGGAAACTCGTGAGGAAGCGGCTGctcagaagaagaaggagcAGGCTGCAGATATATATGATACGTTTGATATGAGAGTGGACCGTCATTGGTCAGAGAAGAAGCTCGAGGAAATGACTGAGAGAGATTGGCGGATCTTTAGGGAAGATTTCAACATTTCATACAAGGGATCTAGGATTCCTCGCCCTATGAGAAGCTGGGAGGAGAGCAAGTTGGGTACTGAGTTGCTGAAAGCAGTTGAGAGGGCTGGATACAAAACCCCATCACCTATTCAGATGGCTGCTATTCCACTGGGCCTGCAGCAGCGAGATGTTATTGGAATTGCTGAAACTGGTTCAGGTAAAACAGCAGCTTTTGTTCTTCCTATGCTGACTTACATAACTAGACTTCCCCCAATAAGTGAGGATAATGAGGCGGAGGGGCCATATGCTGTTGTGATGGCTCCTACTAGAGAGCTTGCACAGCAAATTGAGGACGAGACTGTGAAATTTGCCCATTACTTGGGGATTAAGGTTGTTTCTATTGTTGGTGGTCAGTCCATAGAAGAACAAGGGTTTAGGATTAGGCAGGGGTGTGAAGTTGTGATTGCTACACCTGGACGTCTTCTTGATTGTTTGGAGAGGCGATATGCAGTGCTGAACCAGTGTAACTATGTGGTCCTTGATGAGGCAGATAGGATGATTGATATGGGTTTTGAACCGCAAGTTGTTGGTGTGCTCGATGCAATGCCTTCGAGTAACATGAAACCGGAGAATGAGGATGAAGAGCTTGACGACAAAAAGATTTACAGAACCACTTATATGTTCAGTGCTACCATGCCCCCTGCTGTGGAGCGGCTCGCGAGGAAGTACCTGAGAAATCCAGTTGTTGTTAATATTGGCACTGCAGGAAAGGCAACCGACCTTATTACACAACATGTTATGATGACGAAGGAGAATGATAAGATGGACAGACTGCGAAGATTGCTTGATGAGCTCGGTGATAAGACTGCTATTGTGTTTGTTAACACAAAGAAGGTTGCTGATAATGTTGCTAAAAATCTGGATAAAGATGGCTACAGGGTCACCACATTGCACGGTGGGAAGTCTCAAGACCAGAGAGAAATAAGCCTCGAGGGTTTTAGGACGAAGAGATATAATGTTCTGGTAGCAACTGATGTGGCCGGGCGTGGTATTGATATACCCGATGTTGCACATGTTATAAACTATGACATGCCTGGTAATATTGAAGCATACACTCATCGTATTGGAAGAACAGGTCGTGCTGGAAAGACTGGTATAGCTACCACTTTCTTGACTATGCACGACACAGATGTCTTTTATGATCTCAAGCAAATGTTGATCCAAAACAACAGTCCTGTCCCCCCAGAGCTTGCGAGACACGAGGCTTCCAAGTTCAAACCCGGTTCAGTTCCTGATAGACCGCCCAGGCGGAACGACACTGTTTTTGCTCATTGA
- the LOC121796465 gene encoding U-box domain-containing protein 6-like codes for MTVPPEELRCPSSLQLMYDPVIIASGQTYERVCIEKWFCDGHNTCPKTQQQLPHLLLTPNYCVKGLVATWCEQNGIPVPDGPPESLDLNYWRLVLSESDSTNSKSLESISSCKCKGKGVKVVPLNDSGTIEEAERNEEEEISTQEDDCEVNIFQKYKDYLRILENEDDLIKKCKVVEEIRHLLKDDEEARIYMGANGFVEALLLFLESAVYAKNGVAQEIGAMALFNLAVNNNRNKELMLASGVLPILQNMIVDTDSEVKPAIGTTEAVPFLIQVLKNETHEQCKLDALHTLYNISSQATNIPYLLSAGIVDTLQTLITNPGDQAWTEKRIAVLIYLASSNTARDEMIKTPGLLANILDVGEPIEQEQAVACLLILCNASEKCSQMVLQEGVIPSLVSISVNGMLAILY; via the exons ATGACAGTCCCTCCTGAAGAGTTAAGGTGTCCATCATCATTGCAACTTATGTACGATCCAGTTATTATAGCTTCTGGACAAACATATGAAAGGGTTTGCATTGAAAAATGGTTCTGTGATGGCCACAATACTTGCCCTAAAACTCAGCAGCAGCTCCCTCATTTATTGTTGACTCCAAATTATTGTGTTAAAGGTTTGGTGGCTACTTGGTGCGAACAGAATGGTATTCCTGTTCCAGATGGTCCACCAGAGTCCCTTGACCTTAATTACTGGCGGTTAGTGTTATCAGAGAGTGACTCTACAAATTCGAAGTCATTAGAAAGTATCAGTTCGTGCAAGTGCAAGGGCAAGGGTGTTAAGGTGGTACCTTTGAATGACAGTGGGACCATTGAGGAAGCTGAAagaaatgaagaggaagagATTTCTACACAGGAGGATGATTGTGAAGTTAATATCTTTCAGAAATACAAGGATTATCTGAGAATATTGGAGAATGAGGATGACTTGATCAAGAAATGCAAAGTGGTAGAGGAAATAAGACACTTGCTAAAGGATGACGAGGAAGCCAGGATTTATATGGGGGCTAATGGTTTTGTTGAAGCATTGCTGCTATTTTTGGAGTCTGCTGTCTATGCCAAGAATGGGGTGGCTCAGGAAATTGGAGCAATGGCTCTATTCAACCTTGCAGTAAATAATAACAG AAACAAAGAGTTGATGCTGGCATCAGGAGTACTTCCAATATTGCAGAACATGATTGTCGATACTGATTCT GAGGTCAAGCCTGCTATAGGAACTACGGAGGCTGTCCCTTTCTTGATCCAGGTTCTTAAGAATGAAACTCACGAGCAATGTAAACTGGATGCTCTCCACACACTATATAACATATCGAGTCAAGCCACGAATATTCCTTACCTCCTGTCAGCTGGCATTGTGGATACCCTCCAAACTCTCATCACAAATCCGGGCGACCAAGCTTGGACCGAGAAACGCATTGCTGTGTTAATATATCTAGCCTCAAGCAACACCGCAAGAGATGAGATGATAAAGACTCCTGGGCTGCTTGCCAACATTCTGGATGTTGGTGAGCCCATCGAACAAGAACAAGCTGTGGCTTGCCTTCTGATATTATGCAATGCGAGTGAGAAGTGCAGTCAAATGGTCCTACAAGAAGGGGTGATACCTTCGTTGGTGTCCATTTCAGTGAATGGGATGTTAGCCATTCTTTACTGA
- the LOC121796446 gene encoding uncharacterized protein LOC121796446 yields MRLLNLIWLPANILNSAASSLTSPWISHGHTSGKSPRRRPLHTCGASCVVIARKASAKAQDLDAPLGPMAKKSISIFNTFCPSFVHSAAHRCLGLLIVIDDQILTIEGKIEAIIPRSAAVFDGIDGVVRGAEALPELLDEAVRKSVVVIRQLPLVDWAVARLISWLSFVLSVLVGIGCGEKEISIDENCKSEEQTKSVQFEKGYSYADTARKVQEDEIGGVPREVIHLSVKRMHSWKSRIKALEEPLSAGDSPMYSSYQSANTSPVSDCSQEDNHAFNQTLGCSYKDDQMETEEEHVHLKDIPPIQSN; encoded by the exons ATGAGGCTTCTCAATCTCATTTGGCTTCCTGCAAACATTCTAAACTCAGCGGCTTCCTCTCTAACTTCG CCATGGATTTCTCACGGACACACCTCCGGAAAATCGCCACGTCGGCGGCCGCTGCACACATGCGGCGCTTCCTGTGTAGTCATCGCGCGCAAAGCCAGCGCCAAGGCGCAGGATCTGGACGCGCCGCTTGGACCGATGGCGAAGAAGTCCATCTCCATATTCAACACCTTCTGCCCCTCCTTCGTACACAGCGCGGCGCATAGATGTTTAGGTCTGCTGATCGTGATCGACGATCAAATCCTGACGATCGAAGGTAAAATCGAGGCGATCATCCCCCGATCGGCGGCCGTATTCGACGGGATCGACGGGGTTGTGCGGGGCGCGGAGGCTCTGCCGGAGCTCCTGGACGAGGCGGTGAGGAAATCGGTGGTGGTGATCCGTCAGTTGCCGTTGGTGGATTGGGCGGTGGCGCGTCTGATCTCGTGGTTGAGCTTCGTGCTGTCGGTGCTGGTGGGTATCGGATGTGGAGAGAAGGAAATCAGCATCGACGAGAACTGCAAATCGGAGGAGCAGACGAAATCGGTGCAGTTCGAGAAGGGGTATTCGTACGCGGACACAGCGAGGAAGGTGCAGGAAGACGAAATCGGTGGAGTTCCGAGAGAAGTGATACATTTGTCAGTGAAGAGGATGCATTCATGGAAGAGCAGAATAAAGGCGCTGGAAGAGCCGCTGTCGGCAGGGGATTCGCCGATGTACTCTTCGTATCAGTCGGCAAACACGTCTCCGGTGTCGGATTGCTCGCAGGAGGACAACCATGCCTTCAACCAGACGCTAGGATGCAGTTACAAGGATGACCAAATGGAGACGGAGGAGGAACATGTACATTTGAAGGATATTCCACCCATCCAATCAAACTGA